In Trueperaceae bacterium, the sequence CGCGACGAGGGCGAGCAGCGAGCCGATTAGGACTGCGTGCGCCACGGATCGACCGACGCTGGCGGGCCGCGCGCGCCGTAGCCGCGACGGCAGCCTAGCGTGGAACATGACCAGGTTGTATCACGTGCCCGAACTGCACCACTCGCGGCTCGTGGCTGACGCCGACGCCGAGAACCTTAGTCCGCCTTTGCCATGAGGGGCTTCGTGGTGGCGGTTTCAGGGTCGTGAATGCCCTTGGGTGTGGGTTGGGGTTGGCGGTTCGTGGTTGCAAACTGGGTCCTACCTCTGGCTATCCGTGGTCATACTTCAGGTATGCTTGGCCATGGCTACGACGACGATCAAGGTCCCCGTCGAACTGCGTGAACGCATCGGTGCACGCGCCAAAGCCGTGGGCGTGACCGCAGCAACACTGCTGTCGGATCTTCTCGACGAGGCCGACAAGCGTGACCGTTGGGCCAAGGTCGGCGAGATGTTCTCCGATATGCCGCCCGACGATGACTACTGGGAGGAAATGGCCGCATGGGACGCCATAGCCGTAGGGGCCACGGATGAGTAGGTTCGAGGCGCTACGGCGAGGCGATCTGGTCTGGGCGAGCCCCGATCCAGCGGTAGGCAGCGAGCAGCGGGGGAGGCGCCCCGCGCTCGTGGTGGCGAGCACCGAGTACCTGCGGCACCTTGGGCGCCTCGCCGTGGTCTTGCCCGTGACCAGTCGTGCCCGGGGGTGGCCAACACACGTCCCACTGCGGGGGTCGGAAGTCGGGCTGGGAGTGCCCAGCTTCGCCATGACCGAACAGGTTAGGACCATCGATCGCCTGCGGATCGAAGGCCTCTTCGGACGTGTGGATGCGGCCACGTTGCGCGACATCGACTTCTGGCTGCGCAACCACCTATCCCTCAACTGAGGTAGCAGCGTACTCGGGTGCGCCCGGCAGCGCTTTGCCGTCGGCGGCGGGGCGCACGACGTCGAGGGTCGGGCGGGTGGCCGCGGCCCCGCCGCCTGCGAGCCCGGCGGCCGCGCGATCGTGGCGGCTGGCCAGCAGCGCGCCCACCCCCACCAGGGTGGCGAACGCCAGCGCCGCCAGCGCCGTGCCCTTCAAGAGCGGGTCGAGCGCGGCGCCCGCGCGCGTGGCCACGCGGCGCTGCAGCGCGGCGAGGAGCGGCAGCGTGACGAGGAAGAGGAGCTGCCACGGCGAGCGCCAGTCGAGCAGCGCCGCCGCCAGCGCGAGGAGCGGAGCGCCGGCCAGCAACGCCAGGTGGTAGGTGCGGCCTCCGCCCTGGCCGAGGCGCACGGGGACCGTCAGCTTGCCGGCGGCGCGGTCGCCCTCCAGGTCGCGGAGGTTGTTGACGTTCAGCACGGCGGTGGCCAACAGGCCGAGGGCGGCGGCGGTCGGCAGGTGAGGCGCCGCGAACGCGCCCGTCTGCAGGTAGTAGGTGCCGAGCACCGCCACGGGTCCGAAGAAGAGGAAGACCATGGCGTCGCCGAGGCCAACGTA encodes:
- a CDS encoding type II toxin-antitoxin system PemK/MazF family toxin, which gives rise to MSRFEALRRGDLVWASPDPAVGSEQRGRRPALVVASTEYLRHLGRLAVVLPVTSRARGWPTHVPLRGSEVGLGVPSFAMTEQVRTIDRLRIEGLFGRVDAATLRDIDFWLRNHLSLN
- a CDS encoding toxin-antitoxin system protein; this translates as MATTTIKVPVELRERIGARAKAVGVTAATLLSDLLDEADKRDRWAKVGEMFSDMPPDDDYWEEMAAWDAIAVGATDE
- the menA gene encoding 1,4-dihydroxy-2-naphthoate octaprenyltransferase, with translation MSALALWFEAVRPRTLVLAVAGVALGVMLAGADGGVRWGTATLTLATAVLLQVLSNLANDYGDSVHGADGQERVGPRRAVQSGRVTRKQMLGGVVLSAALAALAGVSLVLSALATIGLPAAAAILALGLAALWAAWAYTGSSRPYGYVGLGDAMVFLFFGPVAVLGTYYLQTGAFAAPHLPTAAALGLLATAVLNVNNLRDLEGDRAAGKLTVPVRLGQGGGRTYHLALLAGAPLLALAAALLDWRSPWQLLFLVTLPLLAALQRRVATRAGAALDPLLKGTALAALAFATLVGVGALLASRHDRAAAGLAGGGAAATRPTLDVVRPAADGKALPGAPEYAATSVEG